A single region of the Pseudorhodoplanes sp. genome encodes:
- a CDS encoding GNAT family N-acetyltransferase has translation MRDQVKDNPAEHRFELDMGGHLAGAYYRREPGVITFIHTEVPPALGGQGIGSKLVRGALELVRKEGLRVVAKCPFVAAYMGKHPEYNDLLEMPGATATGRNDKKHLDDLLEEGLKQTFPASDPPAVVDPTR, from the coding sequence ATGAGGGATCAGGTCAAAGACAATCCTGCCGAGCACCGCTTTGAACTCGATATGGGCGGACATCTTGCCGGCGCCTATTACCGGCGCGAACCGGGCGTCATCACCTTCATCCACACCGAAGTGCCTCCGGCGTTGGGCGGCCAGGGCATCGGCTCGAAACTTGTTCGCGGAGCGCTTGAATTGGTGCGCAAGGAAGGTCTGCGCGTCGTCGCGAAATGTCCGTTCGTCGCCGCTTACATGGGCAAACATCCAGAATACAACGACCTGCTTGAAATGCCCGGTGCGACGGCGACCGGTCGCAACGACAAGAAACATCTTGATGATCTGCTGGAGGAAGGACTGAAACAAACCTTTCCGGCCAGCGATCCGCCGGCTGTCGTCGATCCAACGCGGTAG
- a CDS encoding SPW repeat protein, whose protein sequence is MAGIRLFNVHRTWEDWVGICLGVAIGLSPWLAGVQDDPVVAWNAVIVGLLVMMLNGLELVDLHRWEETGEVALGAWLIGSPFIFAYAGALSLWHYVLGAAVILLAVLELWQDRNASDADLARYGH, encoded by the coding sequence ATGGCAGGCATCCGGCTTTTTAATGTTCATCGCACCTGGGAAGACTGGGTTGGCATCTGCCTCGGCGTGGCGATCGGGCTGTCGCCCTGGCTCGCCGGGGTACAGGACGACCCGGTGGTGGCGTGGAATGCAGTCATTGTTGGCCTGTTGGTCATGATGCTGAACGGGCTCGAACTGGTTGATCTGCATCGCTGGGAAGAAACCGGGGAGGTTGCGCTCGGTGCCTGGCTGATCGGTTCGCCGTTCATCTTCGCCTATGCCGGGGCGCTCAGCCTCTGGCATTACGTCCTCGGCGCAGCGGTTATCCTGCTGGCTGTGCTCGAACTCTGGCAGGACCGGAATGCGAGCGACGCCGACCTGGCCCGCTACGGTCACTGA
- a CDS encoding haloacid dehalogenase type II, which produces MDTFADVRALFFDVFGTLVDFRSNVAREAESILGPRGHVLDWPALADAWRAEYQPAMEEVRAGRQPYCKLDVLHRRNLERILPRFNIQPLDDATLDRLTLAWHRLDAWPDVAPGLIRLKTRYRLAPVSNGNISLMVDLARRNGLPWDAILGADIARNFKPKLQVYLAACESFDLEPRQCMMIASHSSDLAAAAALGLRTAHVARPDEHGKGRGEVMPSVKVDLAVKGLEELADKLET; this is translated from the coding sequence ATGGACACTTTCGCAGATGTCAGAGCCTTGTTCTTCGATGTCTTCGGGACATTGGTTGACTTCCGAAGCAACGTCGCGCGCGAGGCGGAGTCGATTCTGGGTCCGCGGGGCCATGTTCTGGACTGGCCGGCATTGGCTGATGCCTGGCGCGCCGAATATCAGCCGGCGATGGAGGAAGTGCGCGCCGGCCGCCAGCCTTATTGCAAGCTCGACGTCCTGCACCGGCGTAATCTCGAGCGCATTCTGCCGCGCTTCAATATTCAACCGCTCGATGATGCGACACTGGATCGCCTCACTCTTGCCTGGCACAGGCTTGATGCCTGGCCGGATGTGGCGCCAGGTCTCATACGGCTGAAAACGAGATACAGACTCGCGCCGGTCTCGAACGGAAACATCTCGTTGATGGTCGATCTGGCGCGGCGCAACGGTTTACCCTGGGACGCCATTCTGGGCGCTGATATCGCGCGCAATTTCAAACCCAAGCTTCAAGTCTATCTTGCGGCCTGCGAGTCGTTCGATCTCGAGCCGCGGCAATGTATGATGATCGCCTCGCATTCGAGCGATCTGGCCGCTGCTGCTGCACTGGGATTGCGGACAGCGCATGTGGCGCGGCCTGACGAGCACGGCAAGGGACGCGGAGAAGTCATGCCAAGCGTGAAGGTGGATCTGGCTGTGAAAGGTCTGGAGGAACTGGCGGACAAGTTGGAGACGTAA
- a CDS encoding DUF2218 domain-containing protein → MLVSEARIRTASASKYLQQLCRHWSHKFQVEFTPETGRVPFAADRLCDFAATPDMLTLRVEAADDESLSRTERVVIDHLRRFAFREHLGSVEWRRL, encoded by the coding sequence ATGCTCGTGTCTGAAGCCCGCATTCGCACCGCGTCCGCCAGCAAATATCTGCAGCAGCTTTGCAGGCACTGGAGTCACAAGTTCCAGGTTGAGTTCACGCCGGAAACCGGGCGCGTCCCGTTTGCTGCGGATCGCCTGTGCGACTTTGCAGCCACGCCGGACATGCTCACCCTTCGCGTGGAGGCGGCAGATGATGAATCACTGTCACGCACCGAGCGCGTGGTGATCGATCATCTGAGGCGGTTCGCTTTTCGTGAGCATCTGGGCAGCGTCGAATGGCGCAGGCTCTGA
- a CDS encoding type II CAAX endopeptidase family protein: MADIDLPASTEGNPVAPDSGRREPWKFWGSCLWTALAILVWTAVQFLVIVALLLWFDVGVDLSDSEVQTFASHAMAVSLVSIAAVPAELAVIWLAVRQKRWSFADYLALVWPQRWDVFIGLVCIAVLLPLADLSSFLTGQPIVPDFVRNLYLTARDSDTIWLLAIALVVAAPLAEELVFRGFMFRGLAASRVGVLGAVLIPSGIWAVMHIQYSAFYLTHIFVIGLLLGWLRWRSGSTTLTLLLHAIINLTSLLQVAFIVERLSA; this comes from the coding sequence TCGCGCCCGATTCCGGACGGCGCGAGCCATGGAAATTCTGGGGCAGTTGCCTCTGGACCGCTTTGGCAATTCTTGTCTGGACGGCGGTTCAGTTTCTGGTGATCGTTGCCCTGCTGCTATGGTTCGATGTCGGGGTGGACCTGTCGGATTCGGAAGTCCAAACCTTCGCCTCTCACGCCATGGCCGTCTCGCTTGTATCGATTGCAGCGGTGCCCGCGGAACTCGCTGTCATCTGGCTGGCCGTGCGGCAAAAACGCTGGAGCTTTGCGGATTACCTTGCGTTGGTCTGGCCGCAACGATGGGATGTTTTCATTGGATTGGTGTGCATCGCCGTGCTGCTGCCGCTGGCAGATTTGTCATCCTTTCTGACAGGCCAGCCCATCGTTCCGGATTTCGTACGCAATCTCTATCTGACGGCGCGGGATTCCGACACGATCTGGCTGCTGGCGATTGCGCTTGTGGTCGCCGCGCCGCTTGCCGAAGAGCTTGTGTTTAGAGGTTTCATGTTTCGCGGGCTGGCGGCGTCGCGTGTGGGTGTCCTCGGAGCGGTGCTGATTCCCTCCGGCATCTGGGCCGTGATGCATATCCAGTACAGCGCCTTCTACCTCACGCATATTTTCGTGATTGGTCTGCTGCTCGGGTGGCTGCGCTGGCGGTCGGGCTCGACCACCCTGACACTGCTCCTGCATGCGATCATCAACCTGACGTCGCTGTTACAGGTAGCCTTCATCGTTGAACGCCTGTCGGCGTGA